The window CTGCGGTGAAAAAGCAAGCCATCAGTGCTTGGAACGTCCAACCAAATTGAAACAAGCACAAGGTGAACAGCAGACTGGTGGTGATCTCAATGAGCGGATAGCGCCAAGCAATACGGCCATTGCAATGCCGGCAGCGACCTAAGGAAATCACAAATGACAGCACCGGGATAAGTTCGTACCCATGCAAACGATGCTGACAGAGCGGGCAATGTGACGGCGGTGTGCTGAGGTTGAAGTTGGTTTCTGCAGCCGAAGCTTTGGACGCGTCTGAGGACAGCTCAGTTGGCATGTGGGTGGACAGATCGTTGCCCAAGATCATGAGCGGCAAGCGGTGAATCAGCACATTCACAAAGCTGCCAATGATGAGTCCCAGCGCGGCAAATACCAGCACTTGCAAGTGACTGACCTGCTCAAATTGCGGCAACACCCAGCCCATGGCGCCGGGCGGTGCCAGTAAATTGGGCCATTGCGAAGCGGGCATCAAAAGACTTGTCCTAAATTGAAAATGGGCAAATACAAAGCCACCATCATGCCGCCAATGAGCCCACCCAGAAAAACCATGAGCAAGGGT is drawn from Limnohabitans sp. 103DPR2 and contains these coding sequences:
- a CDS encoding prepilin peptidase, whose product is MPASQWPNLLAPPGAMGWVLPQFEQVSHLQVLVFAALGLIIGSFVNVLIHRLPLMILGNDLSTHMPTELSSDASKASAAETNFNLSTPPSHCPLCQHRLHGYELIPVLSFVISLGRCRHCNGRIAWRYPLIEITTSLLFTLCLFQFGWTFQALMACFFTAALLALAWIDAETFLLPDVITQALLWVGLIGSAMSLTPTPLIQALSGAVLGYGMLWAVGWAFAAWRGKEGLGQGDLKLLAALGAWVGIWSLLPVLLLASVSGLIFGVIQKMRGQLGDNGHFAFGPFLALSGFACFFLGISMGV